From the Pseudoalteromonas tunicata genome, one window contains:
- the truC gene encoding tRNA pseudouridine(65) synthase TruC, translating into MLTILFQDEHFVAIDKPSGLLVHRSFLDKHETQFAMQMLRDQLGQHVFPVHRLDRPTSGVLLFALSSDAARKMNEQFSDHRVTKRYLALVRGFAPDYRLLDRPLKEELDKIADKYADQNKAPQAAQTEFRCLQQVTLPIALGKYPTIRYSLVECFPKTGRKHQIRRHLNFLSHPIIGDVNHGDNQHNHFFWQHFERQRLMLFAQRLTFMHPYSGQKIIIEAPLGESTLALFNQFSWPDKEAAYC; encoded by the coding sequence ATGCTGACAATTTTATTCCAAGATGAGCATTTTGTAGCGATAGATAAGCCTTCAGGTTTGTTGGTTCATCGCTCTTTTTTAGATAAGCATGAAACGCAATTTGCGATGCAAATGCTAAGAGACCAGCTTGGTCAGCATGTGTTTCCGGTTCATCGTTTAGATAGACCAACATCAGGTGTTTTATTGTTTGCGCTAAGTAGTGACGCGGCTCGTAAAATGAATGAGCAATTTAGCGACCACAGGGTGACAAAACGTTATCTTGCATTAGTACGTGGTTTTGCGCCTGATTATCGTTTGCTGGATAGACCCCTTAAAGAAGAGCTCGACAAAATCGCAGATAAATATGCCGATCAAAATAAAGCGCCACAAGCAGCACAAACTGAATTTCGTTGTTTGCAGCAAGTGACCTTACCCATTGCTTTGGGGAAATATCCGACAATTCGGTATTCCTTGGTGGAGTGTTTTCCTAAAACTGGGCGAAAACATCAAATTCGACGACACTTAAATTTTTTGTCGCATCCTATAATTGGTGATGTTAATCATGGTGATAATCAACATAATCACTTTTTTTGGCAGCATTTTGAACGCCAGCGTCTAATGTTGTTTGCTCAGCGGCTGACTTTCATGCACCCTTATAGTGGACAAAAAATAATAATAGAAGCGCCATTAGGTGAATCAACATTGGCTTTATTTAATCAGTTTTCTTGGCCTGACAAGGAAGCCGCTTATTGTTAA
- a CDS encoding flavodoxin domain-containing protein has protein sequence MADITLIYGSVFGGAEALTYTLKTQVEAKGRSAEVLDAPTIADLQAAKVILVVTSTTGLGDLPDNLVPLYYQLESQFPMLTAQKFAVIAMGDASYGETYCGAGRKVEALFLELQAKKICQMLEIDACEDFDPEPVALKWLNDFLAAL, from the coding sequence ATGGCAGATATTACACTTATTTATGGTTCGGTTTTTGGTGGGGCAGAAGCCTTAACCTATACCCTTAAAACTCAAGTTGAAGCAAAGGGACGCAGCGCAGAGGTTCTCGATGCACCTACTATTGCCGATTTACAAGCCGCAAAAGTTATTTTAGTGGTCACTTCAACGACTGGTCTAGGTGATTTACCTGATAACTTAGTACCGCTTTATTATCAATTAGAGTCACAATTTCCAATGCTTACAGCGCAAAAATTTGCAGTCATAGCCATGGGCGATGCAAGCTATGGTGAGACGTATTGTGGTGCAGGTCGTAAAGTTGAAGCTTTATTTTTAGAGTTACAAGCAAAAAAGATATGTCAAATGCTTGAAATTGATGCCTGCGAAGATTTTGATCCTGAGCCTGTAGCACTTAAGTGGTTAAACGATTTCTTAGCGGCCCTGTAA